In Bythopirellula goksoeyrii, a single window of DNA contains:
- a CDS encoding amidohydrolase family protein, with product MSTYSLRSRWVLPVDGPPLRDGVVSVCDGKIITVEQTSVSTRPTEDLGDVILLPGLVNAHIHLEFSDCTRPLGKPAMLLSDWIRQVIGTRKRGDRDTARAIQVGLTESLNVGVTTLGEIATSSPTAFGEYRGSNLLAFEEVIGFSAGRTHSILHDIRQRLQRSLACETLCRVGLSPHAPYTVHPELLRQLVETACELELPVAMHLAESREELELLSSGSGPFQQLLADRSMWDPDAIAPGSKPMDYLRILAEAPRALVIHGNYLTDGEIGFLAQQCRHMSLVYCPRTHAYFDHEPYPLERMLATGVRVAVGTDSRASNPDLSLLSELRWIAEQYPTIPAATILQLGTLSGAEALGLSADTGSLTPGKWLDMIAVPCPADVDPYEVLLHSDASPQSVWIRGARLELAH from the coding sequence ATGTCCACGTATTCATTGCGATCTCGTTGGGTCTTGCCTGTTGATGGCCCTCCTCTCCGCGACGGAGTGGTTTCTGTCTGTGATGGCAAGATCATTACTGTTGAGCAAACCAGTGTAAGTACACGACCAACGGAAGACCTCGGCGATGTCATCTTGCTGCCGGGATTGGTAAACGCTCATATTCATTTGGAATTTAGTGACTGTACCAGACCGCTGGGAAAACCAGCTATGTTGCTCTCCGATTGGATTCGCCAAGTGATCGGCACTCGCAAGCGTGGTGATCGTGATACCGCGAGGGCAATTCAGGTTGGACTCACAGAATCTCTCAATGTTGGTGTAACCACACTCGGCGAGATTGCGACCTCAAGCCCTACAGCATTCGGTGAGTATCGAGGCTCAAACCTGTTGGCATTCGAGGAAGTGATCGGTTTCTCCGCCGGACGAACTCATTCTATTCTTCACGACATTCGACAACGTCTACAACGTAGTTTGGCCTGCGAGACTCTCTGCCGCGTCGGGCTTAGTCCGCATGCTCCTTATACAGTTCATCCCGAGTTGCTCAGGCAACTGGTAGAAACAGCTTGTGAACTCGAGTTGCCAGTGGCAATGCACCTGGCTGAATCCCGCGAAGAGTTGGAACTTCTCTCTTCGGGCAGCGGGCCATTTCAACAGTTGTTGGCGGATCGCAGCATGTGGGATCCCGATGCGATCGCCCCCGGTAGTAAGCCAATGGATTATCTGCGGATCCTAGCCGAGGCCCCCCGAGCCTTGGTGATACATGGAAACTATCTAACCGACGGAGAAATTGGATTCCTCGCTCAACAGTGCCGGCATATGTCTCTAGTCTATTGCCCGCGAACCCATGCATATTTCGACCATGAACCTTATCCGCTTGAGCGGATGTTGGCCACCGGCGTGCGGGTCGCTGTAGGGACTGACAGCCGGGCGTCGAATCCTGATCTCAGTCTGCTCAGCGAGTTACGCTGGATTGCCGAACAATATCCGACGATACCCGCTGCAACGATCCTTCAACTCGGCACTCTCAGTGGCGCTGAAGCACTAGGGCTTTCCGCAGACACAGGTTCACTCACACCGGGTAAATGGCTCGACATGATCGCTGTTCCCTGCCCCGCTGATGTCGACCCCTACGAGGTACTCTTGCATTCTGACGCAAGCCCGCAATCAGTCTGGATTCGCGGCGCCCGACTTGAGTTGGCTCACTGA